The following nucleotide sequence is from Chloracidobacterium validum.
CGTTTCAGGGTCGAGTTTGAACAGGGCTTTTGCGGTTGCCACCCAGAGCGTTTGGCGCGTCGCGTCGAGGAGCAGTGAGCGCACTTGGGCAAAGGGCCGGTCGCCAGCGCTCACCGGTCGGACGCTGGACCCATCCCACAGCCAAAGCCCTTGTTCCGCTCCAACCCACAGACGCTGGTCGGTCGCCAGCAAGGCCCGAACCGCCAGCGTTGACAGCTCCGGGCGCAGGCTCTGGAACTGAATCCCATCAAAGGCATAGACGCCGCGCGCGGTGCCCACCCAGAGACCACGCCCATCGGCGCGCGGCGCGATCGCGTAAACATCGCTGTCAGGCAGTCCCCGGCTGGTGTCAAACACCACAAAACTGTAGGCATCATGCCGCAGCGCCCCGTTGCGGGTGGCAAACCAGATGTTTTGTTCGAGGTCACAGGTCACACTGGTGACGTCGGTATCCGTGAGAAGTTCCGCCGTCTCGTTCCGGCGCGGGTCATAGACCAGAACACCCCGCCCGTCGGCGCGGGCGCACCACACCCGCCCCTCACTGTCCACACAGCAAGCGCGCAATGGCTGCTGGAGCAGCGCGCCGGACACCGCAGTGAGGGGTCCACCCGGCGGAGCCATCCACAATCCAGTTGCGGTGGCGCACCACAGCGTCGGCTCATAGGGATCGGCGGCGATGCCATACACTGCCTCGGTGGTCGGTTGGGTGAGCCAAGGTAGCCGTTCCCAAGCTTGCCCCGGCTGCCACCAAAACAACCCCAGCCCGCTGGCTACGGCAAGTCCTCCGCCGGGCAGCGCCTGAAGCGCCGTGACCGGCGTTGTCCCGATTTCAGCCATCCACGCGCTATGTGGCGCAGACGGCGAGTAGCGATACAGCCCGCTTTCCGCGCCGACCCAGAGTTCACCACCAGTTCCGGGCAGGAGACACCGAACATTGGGGATGGATTCGTCACGGAACACAACCGCTGTGGCGTCTGGCGGTAACGCGGCCAAGCCGCTGGACGTGCCAAACCACAATGTGCCATCAGCAGCGCGCGCCAGCGCCGTCACCGATCTTCCGGCCAGCCGAGAGAGCTTTGACTCTGGCGTTTCCGATGACCAAAAGGCTTGTCCATCAAAGCGGCACACCCCGGCGGAAGTGCCAAACCACACACTGCCATCACGGTCGGCGAAAACGGTTTGAACCTGATTGCTTGGCAAGCGTGGCGTGACGAACGAACGATCCAGGCTGCGGACACCCAGCGGAATCGTGGAAACCCGGCTCAGAAGCAACGTCAACTCCATCGTCGTCCGCTCGCCGGTGATGACGGTCTCGACGGTTTTGGCTTCGTAGCCGGTCACAACCGCGGTGACTTCATACGTGCCGGCTTCCATGCGCCCAAAGAAGTACTCGCCCCGCCGTCCTTCAAGGGCGCGCAGGGCGCTCACTTCCCGCCGCTCCTTGAGGCGCGCGGTGACGATGGCGCCGGACATCACGGTGCTGGTTCGCCCGTCACGCACGGCCACCCGGAGCGAACTCGGCGACAACTGAAGCTTGATGTCACCCACGGCTTCATCTGGACGATTGAGGGTGACAGCCTGCGTTTGCGGACGATAGCCACTCACGGTTGCGGTCAGCACATACTTGCCGGTTCGCGGGATGGAAAAGGCAAAGCGCCCATCGCCAGTCGTAAGCAGGGAGGCAGTCGGAAAGTTTGGTCCTGCGCAGGTCACTTTGGCATCCGCCATCGGCGCGCCCGTCTCGCTCACGACCAGGCCACTGATGGTCAACCCCGGCGTGGTAGGTGACTGCGCGATCAGTTTCCCGCCCAGTGCCGCCAACCAGAGCATCAGCCACCCACCGATAAACCAGCCAACTGTGCGGCCGCGGCCGCTCACACTCGACAACTTGTACTGTTCCGGCTTTCCCACGGCGAAGTATAATTGCATACTGAGTAGCCAACCCGTTGCCTACGATTCTCGATTCCGTTGTCTCCACACTGCTTCCATGCCTAAAAAAGCGTCGGCTTCATCCAAGATTAATCTTGCGCTCAAGCGCGAACTCCAGGACTTTCAGGTCAACCAACTCAAGCGAAACTTCAGCGACCTCTATGCCTCGAAGGACTATGGCCAACTGTGCGAGTTTTTTGCCCAGGATATCTACGCGCCGCGTGACTTCGAGGAACGCAACCGCAGTTTCGAGCAAATTTCCAGTTACTTTCGCAACTCGCTCGGCGAGCGGTTCTTCCACGGACTGATTCGCCTGCTCGACCTCTATGAGATGTCGGATGGCATGGACAACCTCATGGTCATCACGCTCGAAAGGATGGGGGTCAAGAAGGGTATTTCGCAAGCGCAGTACGACGAGGCCTACTATCTGTGCAACAACTATGACGAGCGGATCGAACAACTCGATCTCATCGTCGAATGCTTTCACTTCACGCACAGTCTCTGTCGGTATCGGTTGATCGGGATGATTCTCAAAACCGCCCGGCTCACCTCGCACATGTTTAGCTCATCAAAAGACAACATCGTTGACATGCTCCAGCGTGGTTACGATGCGCTTCGTCCGGTCAAGGACATCCAGCCATTTACCGACACCATCTACGACCGCGAACTCAAGCGGCTGAACCGTATTTATGACTTCTACAGTCAACAAGTTGCCTCGTCCTAGCCCCTCCCTCAGCCCGGCCGGCCGGCCGCCGTCACCGCCAACGCCCCGCCCACCATCCAGCCGGCGTCACCGCCTGCCTCAATCGAGACAACCAGTCGGCCGCGATAAGACGGCCCTCGTCCTCGCCGGTGGTGGCATTACCGGCGTTGTCTATGAGATTGGAGCCCTTCACGCGCTCGACCAGTACTTCGGGAAGGACTTCACCATCGCCGATTTTGACATGATTGTTGGCTTGTCGGCCGGTGGTTTCGTTGGCTCGTTCCTGGCCAACGGGGTCACGCCCGAAGCGATGTTTACCGCGCTGCGGAATGACCCGCACGCGCCGATTGCCCCATTTCCGAAGTGGGATGTGTTTCAGCCAAACTTCGCCGAGTTTTTTGAGCGTGCGCTCGCCCTGCCCTGCACCCTGGCCGCAAACACCTTCAAGCGGCTGCGGAGCGCGACGGTGGGTGGCAACCCGTATGTGAGCGTTTTTGATGAAATTCTGCCATCCGGCCTTTTCACCAATGACCGCGTAGAAAGCTACGTACGGCATAGCCTGCACCGGCTTGGACGCACCAATGACTTTCGCCAGCTTCGGCGCACGCTCTACATCGTGGCCACCGAACTGGACACCGGCGACCGCATCGTGTTTGGGGATGAGGCACATGACCATGTGCCGATTTCCAAGGCCGTCCAGGCCTCAACCGCCATTCCGCTGTTTTACCGCCCGGTCCGAGTTGGCCGTCGTGACTACGTGGACGGCGCCATGCGCAAAACGCTGCACGTGGACATTGCCATTGCCAAAGGGGCAAAGCTCATCGTGTGCATCAACCCAGTCGTGCCGCTGCGCAACGACATCGAACGAGAAGCCGTGCCACTGTTTGAAGGCAAGGGGCGCTACTTGCGGGAAAAAGGCTTTGGTTACATTGCCTGGCAAATGCTGCGCGTGCTGCTGCATTCGCGCATCGAGCTGGGACTCGAACGCTACCAACGACTCTACCCGGACGTGGACATCATCCTGATCGAGCCACGGATGGATGATTACCGGATGTTTTTCCACAACATCATGGACTACGAGGCCCGCGTGCCACTCGCCAAGCATGGCAACGACACGGTGATGGCGCATTTGTCCGAGCACTTTGACGAATACGCCGCCATTTTTGCGCGTCATGGCATCGAGCTGGCGCGCCCCGGCCGGCGCATTCCGCTCTCGGTGCCGGCTCACCGACCGGCGCCCCCGCGCGCGCCGGCCCTTCGGTCAGACCTGGACATCTCGCGGTTGCAGGCATCGCTCGACGCCCTCGAGGCGCGGCTGACCGACCGGACGCCACCACCGCCAGAAGCCGTGGGACGGCTCATCGCAACGCAAAGCGAGCGCTAAAGACAAAGCGATGAAAGAAGCTCGTGAGTAGTTCCTCGCTCGAAAGCCACAAAAAAGCCTCCAGGATGAGGCTCTGCTCTCATGCTTTCTTTTTCAGCACAAACACATATTCGTGCCTGAAGACATAAAAGCCTCCCAAGAGCGCGCGATACCGCCAAAGCTGCTCCTGGTTCTGCTTTGCGCGGTTTCCCTGCATGTCTTTCACAACAATCGACTTCAAAATAAATTCTCGTTTCAGTGCTTCCTGCATGACATAAAAGCCCAGAGGAATCCACGCCGAGTCGGCGTATTTGTCACCGATGACGATTATCAAAAAACGACCCGGACGAAGTTTTTCGGTCGTATTTTCAATGACTCGTCCCAATGCCTCACAAAATGCTGCTACAGTTGCCTGATTTGATAAGTCATCAGGGCTGTCAGAGAATTTGATGATATCGTGATAGGGTGGATGAAGCATGACCAGATCGACTAGGTCACGACCTATGCGCTCCAAGGCTTCAACGATGCGGCCTTTGATGTCTGGGCTTGAAGAATCGCCAATAATGACGTGGTTTTGAATGCCGTGCCGGTTTGGTTCGAGCGCGATTCGCGCCGTGGCCTTGTGCGCCACTTCGGACAAAAGTTCAATCCCGATTCCGTGCCGACCGCAGCGCTGTGATTCAATCAGGGTCGTTCCACTGCCAAGAAATGCGTCCAAAACCACATCGCCCCTTTTTGTGTAGCGCTGAATCACCTGCCGGGGAATCTGAGGCACGAAGTTGCCGTGGTACTCGGCGGTATGTGCGCCGCTCTTGTCCCTTGATGGGATGAGCCAAAGACTGTCGGTCCAAATGTCCGTGAGCGATTTCCAATTCTCTAAATCGAGGTCGTTGATTGGATTTTGTTTTTTCTTTCCCTTGGCTTCATGACGTTGTTCTTCAAAACATGACCCGCTGCCAAAGTCGGGGAAGCTTTGCATCGCCTTACTTTTTGTTTTCATCGTTTTTGATGAACGCATCAAGTGGTTTACCGTAGGACGGGAACGGGCACCGGCCTTTCGGTCAGGCCTGGACATCTCAGGGTAGCCAGTCAGCGATGAAAATGTTGGTCTCGCCCATGGCGCGGCCGTTGCGGTTCGAAGCAAAGACCAGCTTTTTCCCATCCGGTGAAAACATGGGAAAGCCATCGAACGTCTCCTCATAGGTGACGCGCTCTAGCCCCGTGCCATCCAGATTGACCAAATACAGCTCGAAGTTGCGTCCGCGTGGGTCATCCATATTCGATGAGAAAATAACCTTTTGGTCATCGGGCGTGAAGAATGGCGCAAAGTTGGCTTTGCCGTTGTTGGTCAACCGGCGGGGGTTCGTGCCATCCACGTCCATCACGTAAATATCCAGTTGTGACGGGCGGATGAGGTGCTCTTTCAGCAGCGCTTGGTATTCGTCGAGCGCCTGGCCTTGCGGGCGGCTCGCCCGCCAGACGATTTTCTTGCCATCATGGGAAAAGAATGCGCCGCCATCGTACCCCAGCGCATGCGTCAACTGCCGCACGTTCTGGCCATCGGTATCCATGATGTAAAGCTCCAGGTCACCGGAGCGGTCAGACGTAAACACAATGTGCTTGCCATCCGGTGAAACCGTGGCTTCGGCATCATAGCCGGGCGAATCGGTGAGGCGGATGAGGCGTTTACCGTCCAGGCTGGCTTTGAAAATGTCGTAGCTCGGATACAGCGCCCAGACATAGCCACGTGAGAAGTCCGGGCGCGGTGGGCACTCACGCTGCATGAGGTGGGTCGAGGAATAGATGACGTGTTTGCCATCGCGGAGAAAATAGGCGCAGGTCGTCCGTCCGAGGCCGGTGCTGACCAGGCGCTGGCGCGCGCCGGTGATGTCCATGACGTAGATTTGATCGCAGGCGCGGCCGTCGCGGGTGGATTGGAAAATGAGCCGGCGGCCGTCGAATGAAAAGTACGCTTCGGCATTTTCGCCGCCAAAGGTCAGTTGACGCAGATTGGCCAGGTGCTTTTCCCGCGAATCGAGCTTGGGTGCCGGGTAGGTCTTCGGTGAGCCTTGCTGGCCGAGACGGGGCTGCTGGGCGCTGCCCGGCAACGCCGCCGTCAGCCACAGGAACGCGCCGGTGAGGCACAGGTAGGTGGCTTGCCGTAAAACCAGGCCGGGTCGCCGACAGATGCGCATTGCCATTGTTTCTCCGAATGTCAAAAGGTTTTCAATGCCAAAGCAGAGTCGGCTATCATTGCCGTCCGAGCTGATTTGGGCAAGCGGTTCAACCACTTCACGCGCGGCTGCCAGCACGCCACCAGAATCGTTTCTGAGCAAAAGGACTGCACATTCCGCGTGACGCAAGGTAATTTGGCATGACCCTTTGGATGCGCCTTCTGACAACCTGCCCGGCTTGGGTAGGGCTGGCGCTTTGGTGTGGACTGTGGGCGACGCCGACCGCGGCCACCGACCAAGGCGCACCCCTGAAGCGCCAAGCCTCCCGCGCCACCTCCCGTACCCTGGCCGAATGCTTCCTTGCCATTCCAGATGATTTGCTGCCTGAGCCGGCCCGTGCCCGCCGTCGCGCGTTGCTTCGTCCCGAACATGTTGTCGTCCGCGATGAGCGCAACGGCTACCTTCAAATTGCCGGCGACGGCGCGCGACCAACCGTCACCGTTGCCAAGTTTCGGCGAACCGACGGCACGTACCTGATTGCGTTCACAGCCGACTACGAAATGGTCTCGACCTGCCACCTGCTGGAAGAGCGGCAGGGAGGACAGTTGGTGGAAGTTTCGGCGGCGCTCATCCCGGACTACCGAATCTGTGGCGATTTCGAGTCCGCGGATTGCCAGGTTTATGAACTCCCACGCTATGGCACAACCATCGTCGTCAAAGATGGACAAGGGCGCGTGCGCTATCGGCTCGCCTGGCGCGGCAACCGTTTTGAACGCTCGCCGTAAAGGACGATGCGGACCGATTGACCGATGCTATTCCTCGTTTTGGCCTGGTTCCTGCTGGGCGTCGTGAGTTACACCGTTGGGGTGAGCGTGCTGCATTCGTTTCAGGCCCTGCGGACGCAACACCGGCTTGGCGACTACTGGTTGGCGGCAACGTGGTTAGGGCTGCTGACCCTGGCCAACGCCTTGCTGGGCTTGTCGCTGGTGACGCCGCTGACACCGCTTTCCGGTGGCTTGCTGGCCCTGGCCCTAAGCCTACCGGCGCTCACAACCGGCAGAGCCGATTTGCGCCTGCCAGCACTCCGCGCCGCGCTGCTGGGCAGAGCGGCACACTGGCCGGCGCTGGCAGGACTGCTGGCCGTCGCCACAGGCGCGCTTCTCAACCGACCAATCTTCATCATTGACGCTGGGGCGTACCACATTGGCAGCATCGAGTGGCTGACGCAGCACGGCACCGTCCCAGGACTGGCGCTGCTCAACCCGACGCTTGGCTACAGTTCAGCCTGGTTTGCGTTGGTGGCGCCGTTCAATGCCGGATGCGCTGCCGGACGCGCCTACACGGTCGCCAACGGCTTTGTCTATTTCTTGCTCTTGCTTCAGATACTGCTCGTTACACGCCGTGTCTGGCAGAGCGCGACCCAACCGGTGGATTGGTTCTTGCTGGCGGTTTCAGGGTTGACGTGGCTTCTGGTAACGCGCTTTCTCGGAGGGTTGGTGTTTTCGCCATCCCCGGACATCCCCGTGATACTGGGGCTACCGGTGTTGGCCTGGCTGTTGTTTCTTCCAGAAGTGCCGTTGGCGGGGACTCACCCTTCCGCCGCCGGCCAAGAAAAGCTCGCCCCGTGGGTGATGGCCCTGGGGTTGGCCGGTGTCAAACTCAACGCCTTGCCGATTTTAGGGTTGTCCATGCTCTTCCTTTTGGCCGGAAAACCACCGGCCCGCCGCCTCGTCCACGCCGCTGCCCTGGGCGGGTTGCTGATTTGGCCGGGTATCGTGACGCGCGTCGTGGCGTCAGGCTATCCGTTTTTCCCATCGCGGGCGCTGCCGCTGGGACTTCCCTGGCAATATGAAGGGAGCCATCCGGCGTTCACAAGTAGCGGCATCCGGGCCTTCGCGCAATGGTCCGGTCAGCCGGTTCCGCCTGGCCTGGACTATCCGGGGCGCTGGATTCCGCACTGGATAGCCCACGAACCGGTTGCTGTGACGCTCATTGGGTTGCAGGTCGTGACGGTGGTCTGGGCGCTCAGGCGCTGGAGATGGTGGACGCCGGCAATGCGCTGGGGAGGCGCGCTTGCGGCTTTGGGAAGCCTCTATGTTTTGACGGCCGCCCCTTCCCTGCGTTTTCTGATGGGCTATCCCGTCATTGCCCTCGGCCTGGTTCTGACCGATGTGTTCTCCGGCGGTTCAGCGCCTACCCGATCAACCGCCGACCTTGCTACCCGACAACGCCGGTTTCCAGGGCTGGCCCGGTACGCAAACGGCGTGGGTATGGGCGTCGTGGCGGGCGGACTCGCCTTGGGGGTTGCCGTTGCCGCGACCAGAACGACCAATACCGAGCAATTGATTCGCCAGGGGATCGCTGCCGGGCGCGTCACGGATGGTCCCGACTATGCTCCAGGGTGGCTTCAGCCGCCACGGTCACGGCGCATCGAATACGATGATGGGTTGCCCCGCGACACGTCGGTTACGCGGCAGCAGGTACATGATGTCGAGGTTATCGTCCCCCATGCCATGTGCTGGGACTTACCGCTTCCCTGCTCGCCCCCCTACCACAAGGTTGGTTTCCGGCTGCGCAACCCCCAACGAGGCCTCGCCGGCGGGTTTGTCCGTGCTTCACCAAAACCATGAGCTTGGGCTGGCAACAGCCCACAATTTCCCCTAGCATAGCAAGCATTACTGGCAGACCGAACGTTCCGTGCTTGGGCTGGCGTCCAGCCTACTTGTTGATGACCGAAACGCTCCATTACCGCAAACATCCGACGGCGCTGGTCGAGAGCGACCAGATTGGGCGCGGCACGCGCATCTGGGCATTTGCCCACATTCTGCGCGGGGCCGTGATTGGCGAGGACTGCAACATTGGTGACCACTGCTACGTCGAGTCGGGCGCAGTGGTCGGCAATCGAGTCACGATCAAGAACGGTGTTGCCGTCTGGGATGGCGTGCACTTGGGGGATGATGTGTTTCTGGGGCCAAACGTCGCGCTGACCAACGACCTGCTCCCACGCAGCCGGAAGCCCGATTGGATCTGCCATCCGACCTATATCGAACGTGGGGCGACCATTGGCGCGAACGCGACGATTGTGTGCCGGGTACGGATTGGCGAATACGCCATGGTCGGCGCCGGGTCAGTGGTCACGAAAGACCTGCCGGCCCACGCACTCTGCTTTGGCAATCCGGCCACGGTGCGCGGCTGGGTGTGTCGTTGTGCGGCGCGCTTGATTTTTGATGGAGAGGAAACCACCTGCCGTGAATGTGGCGACCGGTACTGCCAAACCACAAGTGGCATCGTCCGCATCGAGTAACCAACGGGCTACGCTCAAGGTGCTTGCCGTCCCGATTGCCTTCAACGAGGAAAAAAAAATCGGGCGCGTCCTGGATCGGTTTTCGCCAAACCTAGTGGACGCCATTGCCGTCGTGGATGACGCCTCAACCGATGGGACGCCCCAGGTCATCCGCGAGAAAGGCGCCATCCACCTGCGTCATGACAAGCAATCCGGGGCCGGCGCGGCCATTCGGACGGCCATCCGCTACGCCCGCGAGCAGGGCTACGACGTGATCGTGATTCTGGCCGGCAACGACAAAGACCGCCCGGCCGAAATTCCACGCTTGCTTGAACCAATCGCCAGTGGCGCATGCGACTTCGTGCAAGGCTCGCGCTACTTGCCGGGCGGCGACTTCGGCAACATGCCGTTCTATCGCCAGATTGCGACGCGGTTCGTTCATCCAATCCTGTTTTCACTCGCCGCGCGGCGGCGCGTCACCGACAGCACCAATGGGTTTCGCGCCATTCGGCTTTCGATTTTTGACGACCCACGGATTGACATTGACCAAACGTGGCTCGACAAGTACGAGCTTGAACCGTACCTGATGTTCAAAGCGATTCGCCTGGGCTATGGCTTCCAAGAAGTGCCGGTAACGAAGATTTATCCCCCAAAAGAACTTGGCTACACGAAAATGAAACCGTTTTCGGGCTGGTGGAGTATTCTTCGCCCGATTATCTATCTTGGACTTGGCTTGAAAAAGTAACGGGAAATGAGGTCACCGGATGCAGATTCCCTTTGTTGATTTGCAGGCGCAATACCAAGCCCTCAAAACTGAGCTGGACGCCGCTGTGCTGCGGGTCATGGGGCAGTGCAACTTTATTCTGGGCAAGGAAGTGGCGGACTTTGAACAAGCGTTTGCCGAGTACGTTGGCGCACCCTATGCCGTCGGCGTTGCTAGTGGGCTGGATGCCCTCAAGCTGGCGCTCGAAGCCCTCGGCATTGGTTCGGGCGATGAAGTGATTGTCCCGGCGCATACGTTCATCGCTTCGGCGCTGGCAGTATCCGCCGTCGGGGCGCGCCCGGTCCTGGTGGATGTGGATGAAGCCAGCTTCAACCTCGATCCGGCGCTCATCGAGGCAGCCATCACACCACGGACGAAGGCGATCATGCCGGTTCACCTGTACGGACAACCCGCCGACCTCAGCCCACTTCTTGACATCGCCCAGCGGCATGGCTTGCGGGTGGTCGAGGACGCTTCACAGGCGCACGGAGCGCGCTACCAAGGGCGGCGCGTGGGCGGGTTTGGGGACGCCGGCTGTTTCAGTTTCTACCCTGGCAAGAATCTGGGCGCTTATGGTGACGCGGGCGGGTTGGTCACCAATGACGCCGGGCTGGCCGAGCGGGTGAGGTATTTGCGCAATTACGGGCAGGAGGTCAAATACAAGCACGTCGTCAAGGGGTATAACCTGCGGCTCGATACGATGCAGGCGGCCATCCTGAGCGTCAAGCTTCGCCACCTCGACGACTGGAATGCCCGCCGCGCTGCCCACGCTGCGGCCTATACCCACGCGCTCGAAGGCGTCGGCGACCTGCGCCTGCCGCGCGTCGTCACGGGCGATCATGTGTTTCACCTCTATGTCATCCGCACCAAGCACCGTGACGCGCTCCAGGCGCACCTGACCGAGCGCGGCGTTGCCACGGTCATTCACTACCCGGTGCCAATTCACCTCCAGGCGGCCTACGCCGACCTTGGCTACCGACGCGGGAGCTTCCCAGTTACAGAACGGTTGGCAGATGAAATTTTGTCGCTTCCCATCTATGCCGAGCTGACGGCTGAGCAACAGGCCCACGTCATCAATGCCGTGAAGTCCTTTTTTGCCTGAGTTGAACGAAATGGTAGTCAGAAAGAAATGGTAGTTAGAAAGAAATGGCACGGTGGGTCGGTGGCAACGAACTCGCCGCTTTTCAAGGGACAGGATCATTCAGACATCTTCTTCAGTTGCCGGAAAGACTGACGAAGGACGCCTTTCACACTGGCGTTACATCCTGCGGATAGGCCGCAGCAGCCGCTTTCAAGGAGCTTTGCATGTGCGCCATGTCTCGTCGTATTTTTCAGCTACCAACGCTCTTTCCTGATCCACTCCGCCAGCGGATGTTTGCTCCGATCAAGAGTCTCCTGGAACGCTGGCTGCTCTTTCATCAGCTCAATGAGCTTTACACAGAGGCGATCACGGCGACGAGTGGGGATACCCATGCCCTCTTTGAGGCCGTGCTCGAAGCGCTCAATGTCCGCTATCACGTTCTTGAAAGCGACCTAGCACGTGTGCCCATGACAGGGCCGGTTGTCGTTGTGGCCAATCACCCGTTTGGTGGCATCGAGGGCATCATTCTGACCTCGATGCTGCGCTCCATTCGGCCGGATGCCAAGGTCATGGCTAACTACTTGCTGGGTTGCATCCCCGAAGCCCATGACTATTTCATCCTGGTTGACCCATTCGAGCGCACAGCTTCGCAAAAGGCCAACATTCGTCCACTGCGCGCCGCCTTGCGCCTGCTGGCACGCGGCGGGGCGGTGGGGATTTTTCCGGCCGGTGAGGTGGCGCACTGGCAAACGGGCAAGCGCGTCGTCACGGACCCGGCCTGGAAAGTAACCGTTGCCCGGCTGGTTCGCGCAAGCGAGGCCACGGTGGTGCCGGTGTATTTCGACGGCCGCAATGGAGCGCTCTTTCAAATGGCCGGGTTCGTGCATCCACGCCTGCGAACGGCGATGCTGCCCCATGAGTTTCTCAACAAACGGAACCGTGAGATCGAAGTTCGCATTGGGCACCCGCTTCCGTGGGGGAAGCTCAAGGCGTTCGACGACGAGGCGCTGACGGCCCACCTGCGCCAGCGAACCTATCTGCTTGCCTCGCGCACCGAACCCGTCTCCCGCTTGCCGCGCGCGCTCGCGGCGCCGCTCCGGCTGCCAAAGCTGCCGATTGGGCAACCGCGACGCCATCCACGCGCGCTGTCTGCGGTTGCGACGGCGCGGGCCAGCGCGCTCCTGGAAGCTGAAATCAAGGCCCTGCCGGAGACGTGCCGGTTACTTGAACAAGGCGATCTCACGGTCTGGTGCGCCAGCGCCGAGCAAATCCCCCATCTCCTGTACGAGATCGGCCGCCTGCGCGAAGAGACGTTTCGGGCGGCCGGCGAAGGCACCGGCAAAGCGCTTGACGTGGATACGTTCGATGCCTATTACCAGCACCTTTTCATCTGGAACAGCAATCGGAAGGAAGTCGTCGGGGGCTACCGCTTTGGAAAGACGGACGAGATCGTGGCGCGCTTTGGCAAGCGTGGACTGTACACGCATACGCTCTTTGCCTACCAAACTGCCTTTTTGCGTAGCATTGGACCGGCGCTCGAATTGGGACGGTCGTTCGTCCGCCAGGCATACCAGAAAAACTATCTGCCCCTGATGTTGCTGTGGAAAGGCATTGCGCGTTACGTGACGCAGCATCCACGCTACCGGGTTTTGTTCGGCCCAGTCAGCATCACGAACGAGTACCGCACGGCATCGCGGCGGCTCATCGTGGAGTTTCTCAAGGCCAACAACTTCCAGCCCGACTTGGCGCGCCTGGTGCGCCCACGAACGCCTTTCGAGTCGCGTACGGTGGCCATCACCCAAACGCTTCTGGGGTGGAAACCACGCCCGATTCCGGCGGCCGACATCGAAGAAGTTTCCGCCTTCATTGCCGACATCGAACCAGATGCCAAGGGCGTTCCGGTACTCTTGCGGCAGTATCTCAAGCTGGGGGGCAAGGTCCTGGCGTTCAACGTTGACCCGGATTTTGGCGACGCGCTCGACGGACTCATCATGGTGGACCTCCTCGACAGCGACCCGCGGACGCTCGAACGCTACATGGGACGCGACGAAGCCAGGGCGTTCCGGGCCTA
It contains:
- a CDS encoding FFLEELY motif protein codes for the protein MPKKASASSKINLALKRELQDFQVNQLKRNFSDLYASKDYGQLCEFFAQDIYAPRDFEERNRSFEQISSYFRNSLGERFFHGLIRLLDLYEMSDGMDNLMVITLERMGVKKGISQAQYDEAYYLCNNYDERIEQLDLIVECFHFTHSLCRYRLIGMILKTARLTSHMFSSSKDNIVDMLQRGYDALRPVKDIQPFTDTIYDRELKRLNRIYDFYSQQVASS
- a CDS encoding patatin-like phospholipase family protein; this translates as MTSTVNKLPRPSPSLSPAGRPPSPPTPRPPSSRRHRLPQSRQPVGRDKTALVLAGGGITGVVYEIGALHALDQYFGKDFTIADFDMIVGLSAGGFVGSFLANGVTPEAMFTALRNDPHAPIAPFPKWDVFQPNFAEFFERALALPCTLAANTFKRLRSATVGGNPYVSVFDEILPSGLFTNDRVESYVRHSLHRLGRTNDFRQLRRTLYIVATELDTGDRIVFGDEAHDHVPISKAVQASTAIPLFYRPVRVGRRDYVDGAMRKTLHVDIAIAKGAKLIVCINPVVPLRNDIEREAVPLFEGKGRYLREKGFGYIAWQMLRVLLHSRIELGLERYQRLYPDVDIILIEPRMDDYRMFFHNIMDYEARVPLAKHGNDTVMAHLSEHFDEYAAIFARHGIELARPGRRIPLSVPAHRPAPPRAPALRSDLDISRLQASLDALEARLTDRTPPPPEAVGRLIATQSER
- a CDS encoding DNA methyltransferase — translated: MRSSKTMKTKSKAMQSFPDFGSGSCFEEQRHEAKGKKKQNPINDLDLENWKSLTDIWTDSLWLIPSRDKSGAHTAEYHGNFVPQIPRQVIQRYTKRGDVVLDAFLGSGTTLIESQRCGRHGIGIELLSEVAHKATARIALEPNRHGIQNHVIIGDSSSPDIKGRIVEALERIGRDLVDLVMLHPPYHDIIKFSDSPDDLSNQATVAAFCEALGRVIENTTEKLRPGRFLIIVIGDKYADSAWIPLGFYVMQEALKREFILKSIVVKDMQGNRAKQNQEQLWRYRALLGGFYVFRHEYVFVLKKKA
- a CDS encoding TolB family protein, whose amino-acid sequence is MLRNDSGGVLAAAREVVEPLAQISSDGNDSRLCFGIENLLTFGETMAMRICRRPGLVLRQATYLCLTGAFLWLTAALPGSAQQPRLGQQGSPKTYPAPKLDSREKHLANLRQLTFGGENAEAYFSFDGRRLIFQSTRDGRACDQIYVMDITGARQRLVSTGLGRTTCAYFLRDGKHVIYSSTHLMQRECPPRPDFSRGYVWALYPSYDIFKASLDGKRLIRLTDSPGYDAEATVSPDGKHIVFTSDRSGDLELYIMDTDGQNVRQLTHALGYDGGAFFSHDGKKIVWRASRPQGQALDEYQALLKEHLIRPSQLDIYVMDVDGTNPRRLTNNGKANFAPFFTPDDQKVIFSSNMDDPRGRNFELYLVNLDGTGLERVTYEETFDGFPMFSPDGKKLVFASNRNGRAMGETNIFIADWLP
- a CDS encoding LIC_10190 family membrane protein, encoding MLFLVLAWFLLGVVSYTVGVSVLHSFQALRTQHRLGDYWLAATWLGLLTLANALLGLSLVTPLTPLSGGLLALALSLPALTTGRADLRLPALRAALLGRAAHWPALAGLLAVATGALLNRPIFIIDAGAYHIGSIEWLTQHGTVPGLALLNPTLGYSSAWFALVAPFNAGCAAGRAYTVANGFVYFLLLLQILLVTRRVWQSATQPVDWFLLAVSGLTWLLVTRFLGGLVFSPSPDIPVILGLPVLAWLLFLPEVPLAGTHPSAAGQEKLAPWVMALGLAGVKLNALPILGLSMLFLLAGKPPARRLVHAAALGGLLIWPGIVTRVVASGYPFFPSRALPLGLPWQYEGSHPAFTSSGIRAFAQWSGQPVPPGLDYPGRWIPHWIAHEPVAVTLIGLQVVTVVWALRRWRWWTPAMRWGGALAALGSLYVLTAAPSLRFLMGYPVIALGLVLTDVFSGGSAPTRSTADLATRQRRFPGLARYANGVGMGVVAGGLALGVAVAATRTTNTEQLIRQGIAAGRVTDGPDYAPGWLQPPRSRRIEYDDGLPRDTSVTRQQVHDVEVIVPHAMCWDLPLPCSPPYHKVGFRLRNPQRGLAGGFVRASPKP
- a CDS encoding acyltransferase encodes the protein MTETLHYRKHPTALVESDQIGRGTRIWAFAHILRGAVIGEDCNIGDHCYVESGAVVGNRVTIKNGVAVWDGVHLGDDVFLGPNVALTNDLLPRSRKPDWICHPTYIERGATIGANATIVCRVRIGEYAMVGAGSVVTKDLPAHALCFGNPATVRGWVCRCAARLIFDGEETTCRECGDRYCQTTSGIVRIE